A section of the Sebastes fasciatus isolate fSebFas1 chromosome 5, fSebFas1.pri, whole genome shotgun sequence genome encodes:
- the cbr4 gene encoding carbonyl reductase family member 4 — MSRLAVVCGGSRGIGRAVSRLLAERDCRVAVVSRNQDAAQAAVASLHGADHVAFSCDVSKEQEVQKSFETIQRTCGNISYLVNAAGINRDALLLRTKPEDMVAVLHTNLLGPMLTCRAALRSMLRTQGAAIVNIGSVVGLKGNTGQCVYSASKAGLEGFTRSLAKEVASRNVRVNLLAPGFIRTDMTAGLKEEDGVRSIPLGRFGEPEEVAQAVLFLLESPYITGQVLVVDGGLQLAM; from the exons ATGTCCCGGCTGGCGGTGGTGTGCGGGGGCTCCAGAGGCATTGGCAGGGCCGTGTCTCGCCTGCTGGCAGAGAGAGACTGCAGGGTGGCCGTGGTCTCCAGGAACCAAGACGCTGCCCAGGCCGCTGTGGCATCTCTACATGGAG CCGACCACGTGGCGTTCAGCTGCGACGTCTCCAAAGAACAGGAGGTGCAGAAAAGCTTTGAGACGATCCAGAGGACCTGCGGAAACATCTCTTATCTCGTGAATGCAGCCGGCATCAACAG aGATGCTCTGTTACTGCGGACCAAGCCGGAGGACATGGTGGCTGTGCTTCACACCAACCTGCTGGGCCCCATGCTGACCTGCAGGGCGGCGCTACGCAGCATGCTGCGCACCCAGGGAGCTGCTATTGTTAATATAG GCTCTGTTGTGGGTCTGAAAGGGAACACTGGTCAGTGTGTCTACAGCGCCAGTAAAGCAGGTCTAGAGGGCTTCACGCGCTCTTTGGCTAAAGAAGTCGCTTCACGTAATGTCAGAGTTAACCTGCTGGCTCCAG GTTTCATCCGCACCGACATGACCGCGGGGCTGAAGGAGGAGGACGGCGTGCGCTCCATCCCTCTGGGGAGATTTGGCGAGCCGGAGGAGGTAGCCCAGGCTGTCCTCTTCCTGTTGGAGTCTCCGTACATTACAGGACAGGTGCTGGTGGTGGATGGAGGACTGCAGCTGGCCATGTAG